In Chthoniobacterales bacterium, the sequence TCCCCGCCCGGCTCGTCCCGGGAGTTCTCGATCTTCTCGAGCACGTCGGACATGTCCTCGACTTCGTTCCAAACGTCCTCGCTCACGTAAATGGGCGCGCGTTGCTGGGCCGCCATCGCGATGCAGTCGCTGGGGCGGGCGTCGAGTTCGATGATCTTGCGCTGCTGGATTTCGTTTTCTGCGGAGAGGATGAGACGGCCGAAATACGTGCCGTTCTTGAGGTCGTTGATGACGATGCGCTCGACCTTCGCGCCCACGGCCTCGAGCACGAGGGCCATGAGGTCGTGGGTGAGTGGCCGCTCCTTTTCCTGTCCGCTGATGAACATGCCGATCGCGCTGCCGACGCTGGAGTCCACGTAGATCACGAAGACTTTTTCCGCGGTGCCGAGAAAGACGGCGCATCCGCTGCCCGTGGGGATCAGCGCCCGCACGCGCACTTCGATCACGGGTTTGCTCATAATCTCACTTT encodes:
- a CDS encoding bifunctional nuclease family protein, which gives rise to MSKPVIEVRVRALIPTGSGCAVFLGTAEKVFVIYVDSSVGSAIGMFISGQEKERPLTHDLMALVLEAVGAKVERIVINDLKNGTYFGRLILSAENEIQQRKIIELDARPSDCIAMAAQQRAPIYVSEDVWNEVEDMSDVLEKIENSRDEPGGESE